A stretch of Pseudochaenichthys georgianus chromosome 2, fPseGeo1.2, whole genome shotgun sequence DNA encodes these proteins:
- the cep70 gene encoding centrosomal protein of 70 kDa, translating into MEEQAEWDGVNKLLQHHGFKPVYFSDPVENRNISDLILLDKKSAGEMRMTMRTMLTDSDRRQALIQELIKSNSELKEEVQEHMRGAAQQSQRATELEGLLDVVRTRVQDLEDRCLSKAVQQHSHTQQQQHSHTQQQQHSHTQQQQQQQQQQQQQKLCQVLEQKLSKQREEATDLQRKLYFTVKEEERRSTRQSQTFQHICNKVSQQNSPADQQVLDVIDFYETKMSQLLDELRSVKAQGSQVAHQTGIKKTSSNVTPSFKTILKAYHEQQKGSQREIEELKKEVERLKRELDTRPTLKEVKFYKHKLRRLEGSMKHNDQSSPKEDLPSDISENINDQGNLSAYYHHLLHDIKSLVSDPNAPLRLHRTKPSSVEFHTILPTLEGWAQQLHLLKDLQRGLNKLSVRLMPWQPSDGGHAASEVVKMEDMMLLVDTMLENTATDDEKVLRSPTRFTLGSMLSHFQKLFDVGSLSGVYPRMNEVYSRLGEATNTMRNLRDVLQLDSRVPPAEVVNRVASLVSSAEHTAGLHDVLGDADIDSIIVKVKQHEEFFPAFHDLILDILHTLGVRHLDDILPALRSLKHTD; encoded by the exons ATG gaggAGCAGGCAGAATGGGATGGGGTGAATAAACTTCTGCAGCATCACGGTTTTAAGCCCGTGTATTTTTCAGATCCTGTAGAGAATAGGAATATTTCTG ATCTGATTCTGCTTGACAAGAAGTCTGCTGGTGAGATGAGGATGACTATGAGGACGATGCTCACAGACTCGGACAGAAGACAGGCTCTAATCCAGGAGCTCATCAAGTCCAACAGCGAACTCAA agaGGAGGTTCAGGAGCACATGAGGGGGGCCGCTCAGCAGTCTCAGAGGGCCACAGAGCTGGAGGGGCTGCTGGACGTGGTGAGGACCAGGGTCCAGGACCTGGAGGACCGCTGCCTCAGCAAGGCCGTCCAGCAGCACAGCCAcactcagcagcagcagcacagccacactcagcagcagcagcacagccacactcagcagcagcagcagcagcagcagcagcagcagcagcag AAACTGTGTCAGGTTCTGGAGCAGAAGCTGTCCAAGCAGAGGGAGGAAGCAACCGACCTTCAGAGGAAACTCTATTTCACCGTCAAAGAAGAAGAGCGACGCTCGACCCGACAGAGCCAGACCTTCCAACACATCTGTAACAAAGTCAGCCAGCAGAACTCCCCCGCAGACCAGCA GGTGTTGGATGTGATTGACTTCTATGAGACCAAAATGAGTCAGCTGCTGGATGAGCTCag ATCTGTGAAAGCACAAGGTTCTCAAGTGGCTCATCAGACAGGAATCAAGAAGACATCCAGCAATGTGACTCCATCTTTCAAAACTATTCTCAAG GCATACCACGAGCAGCAGAAGGGAAGCCAACGTGAAATAGAAGAGCTAAAGAAGGAGGTTGAGCGCCTGAAGAGAGAGTTGGATACAAG GCCCACACTCAAAGAGGTGAAGTTCTACAAACACAAGCTCCGCCGGTTGGAGGGCTCAATGAAACACAATGACCAAAG TTCTCCTAAAGAAGACCTCCCTTCAGATATCAGTGAGAACATCAATGACCAGGGCAATTTAAGCGCCTACTATCACCAT CTGTTACACGATATTAAATCGCTGGTGTCTGATCCCAACGCGCCTCTACGCCTGCACAGAACCAAACCGTCCTCCGTTGAGTTTCACACCATCCTGCCCACGCTGGAGGGGTGGGCCCAGCAGCTCCACCTGCTGAAG GATCTGCAAAGAGGATTAAATAAACTGAGTGTCAGACTGATGCCCTGGCAGCCCTCTGATGGGGGCCATGCTGCGTCAGAAGTGGTGAAGATGGAGGACATGATGCTGCTGGTGGACACCATGCTGGAAAACACCGCGACTGATGATGAGAAG GTGCTCAGGAGCCCCACCCGCTTCACCCTGGGCTCCATGCTGTCTCACTTCCAGAAGCTGTTTGACGTGGGCTCGCTGAGCGGAGTGTACCCGCGTATGAACGAGGTGTACAGTCGGCTGGGAGAGGCCACCAACACCATGAGGAACCTGCGAGACGTCCTGCAGCTAG ACAGCAGGGTTCCTCCTGCAGAGGTGGTGAACCGCGTGGCCTCGCTGGTGTCCTCCGCTGAGCACACCGCCGGACTCCATGATGTCCTAGGAGACGCTGACATTGACAG TATCATCGTGAAAGTGAAGCAGCACGAGGAGTTCTTCCCTGCTTTCCATGACCTCATTCTGGATATTTTACACACTCTAG GAGTGAGACACTTGGACGACATCCTTCCAGCTCTGAGGTCTCTGAAACACACAGACTGA